Proteins encoded by one window of Modestobacter marinus:
- a CDS encoding serine hydrolase domain-containing protein: MSDLSRFVTVWSLLEARVESGRLPGYAAAVRYRGEVEVRTGGCLDPAGATRVGPDSLYRLASLSKPFAGVLTLSLAEDGLLDLDAPVDRWLPELAEPRVLRDRAGALADTVPTERPITVRHLLTSTPGFGALWDDSPLDRAVVAAGLGAGPLPPELTHEEYLARLGELPLAAQPGASWLYQLSTEVLSVLLTRVAGCPLHDLLRDRVTGPLGLTDTGFWAADPARLGPAYLPAGDGVELLDPADGRSSRPPEFEGLAAGLVSSAPDVLTLLSALADGGGPLLGPGSVAAMTTGALTTAQRAEAAEFLGPGCSWGLQVGVQVEPGPPWAQPGRFGWDGGTGTTGYADPDRDLVGVLLTNAGMAGPEDGLDWFWRALYRCL; this comes from the coding sequence ATGTCGGACCTGTCCCGGTTCGTCACCGTCTGGTCGTTGCTCGAGGCCCGGGTGGAGAGCGGCCGGCTGCCCGGCTACGCCGCCGCGGTGCGGTACCGCGGCGAGGTCGAGGTGCGCACCGGCGGGTGCCTCGACCCGGCGGGCGCCACGCGGGTGGGCCCGGACTCGCTGTACCGGCTGGCGTCGCTGTCCAAGCCGTTCGCCGGCGTGCTCACCCTGTCCCTGGCCGAGGACGGTCTGCTGGACCTCGACGCCCCGGTCGACCGCTGGCTGCCCGAGCTCGCCGAGCCGAGGGTGCTGCGCGACCGGGCCGGCGCGCTGGCGGACACGGTGCCCACCGAACGCCCGATCACCGTGCGCCACCTGCTGACCAGCACACCCGGCTTCGGCGCCCTCTGGGACGACTCGCCACTGGACCGGGCCGTGGTCGCGGCCGGCCTCGGGGCGGGGCCCCTGCCGCCGGAGCTGACGCACGAGGAGTACCTGGCCCGGCTGGGGGAGCTGCCCCTGGCCGCGCAGCCGGGCGCCAGCTGGCTCTACCAGCTCAGCACCGAGGTGCTGTCGGTGCTGCTGACCCGGGTCGCCGGCTGCCCGCTGCACGACCTGCTGCGCGACCGGGTCACCGGCCCGCTGGGCCTGACCGACACCGGCTTCTGGGCGGCCGACCCCGCCCGGCTCGGGCCCGCGTACCTGCCGGCCGGCGACGGCGTCGAGCTCCTCGACCCGGCGGACGGGCGGTCGTCCCGGCCACCGGAGTTCGAGGGGCTGGCGGCCGGGCTGGTCTCCAGCGCGCCGGACGTGCTGACCCTCCTCAGCGCCCTGGCCGACGGGGGCGGGCCGCTGCTGGGCCCCGGCTCGGTCGCCGCCATGACCACCGGCGCGCTCACCACGGCGCAGCGGGCGGAGGCCGCCGAGTTCCTCGGCCCCGGCTGTTCCTGGGGCCTCCAGGTCGGCGTGCAGGTCGAACCGGGCCCGCCGTGGGCCCAGCCGGGCCGGTTCGGCTGGGACGGCGGCACCGGCACGACCGGCTACGCCGACCCGGACCGGGACCTGGTCGGGGTGCTGCTGACCAACGCCGGCATGGCCGGTCCGGAGGACGGGCTGGACTGGTTCTGGCGCGCGCTCTACCGCTGCCTCTGA